A genome region from Manis javanica isolate MJ-LG chromosome 3, MJ_LKY, whole genome shotgun sequence includes the following:
- the KRTAP10-12 gene encoding LOW QUALITY PROTEIN: keratin-associated protein 10-12 (The sequence of the model RefSeq protein was modified relative to this genomic sequence to represent the inferred CDS: deleted 2 bases in 1 codon), producing MAASTLSVCSSDPSYGCRVCLPGSWGSCTGPSWQGYDCPESCCKPPAVPPAAAPPCCAPAPCLTLVCTPASCGCSPCQSACTSSCTPSCCQLSSCQPSCCTSSLCQQACCMPVCYKPMCCVPVCCKPVCCMPVCCVPVCSRAAPCPATPCCQPTPCPSSRCRPSSCVSLLCPPPVQPSHLLLTYSSPTPPGWHSGHPRVSSQPSTSFDFGI from the exons ATGGCCGCCTCCACCCTGTCTGTCTGCTCCAGTGACCCAAGCTACGGCTGCAGGGTCTGCCTGCCTGGGTCCTGGGGCTCCTGCACCGGCCCCTCCTGGCAGGGGTACGATTGCCCGGAGAGCTGCTGCAAGCCCCCTGCTGTGCCCCCAGCTGCTGCACCCCCA TGCTGTGCCCCGGCCCCCTGCCTGACCCTCGTCTGCACCCCCGCGAGCTGCGGGTGCAGTCCCTGCCAATCAGCCTGCACCAGCTCGTGCACACCCTCCTGCTGCCAACTATCTAGCTGCCAGCCCTCCTGCTGCACCTCCTCCCTGTGCCAGCAGGCCTGCTGCATGCCTGTCTGCTATAAGCCCATGTGCTGTGTGCCCGTTTGCTGTAAGCCCGTCTGCTGCATGCCCGTGTGCTGTGTGCCCGTCTGCTCTagggctgccccctgcccagcgACCCCGTGCTGccagcccaccccctgcccctcatCCCGCTGCAGACCCTCCTCCTGCGTGTCCCTGCTCTGCCCGCCCCCTGTGCAGCCGTCCCACCTGCTGCTGACCTACTCATCACCAACCCCACCAGGCTGGCACTCTGGGCACCCCCGTGTCTCCTCACAGCCCAGCACAAGCTTTGATTTTGGAATTTAA
- the LOC108388723 gene encoding uncharacterized protein yields the protein MAASTLSTCSSDLSYGSRVCHPESWGSCTSLSWQVDDCPESCCEAPCYTSSCCESSCCDLASCLTLVCTPMSCGCSPCHCQPSSCTSSPCQQACCVLMCCKPMCCKPLFYESSICPASSCCQSTCQPPCFTSSPCQQDCCVPMCCEPVCCVPICSGAAPCPAPPCCQPTPCPLSCCRPSSCVSRPACCVPTSPCYAPASPCQPSCCRPASCMSLLCRPSCTHPTCC from the exons ATGGCCGCCTCCACCCTGTCCACCTGCTCCAGTGACTTGAGCTATGGCAGCCGGGTCTGCCACCCTGAGTCCTGGGGCTCTtgcaccagcctctcctggcaGGTGGACGACTGCCCCGAGAGCTGCTGTGAGGCCCCTTGCTACACCTCCAGCTGCTGCGAATCCAGCTGCTGTGACCTGGCCTCCTGCCTGACCCTTGTCTGCACCCCCATGAGCTGCGGGTGCAGCCCCTGCCA CTGCCAGCCCTCTAGCTGTACCTCCTCCCCATGCCAGCAGGCCTGCTGTGTGCTCATGTGCTGTAAACCCATGTGCTGTAAGCCCCTCTTCTATGAGTCTTCCATTTGCCCAGCCTCCTCCTGCTGCCAGTCTACCTGCCAGCCCCCCTGCTTCACCTCCTCCCCTTGCCAGCAGGACTGCTGTGTGCCCATGTGCTGCGAGCCTGTGTGCTGTGTGCCCATCTGCTCTggggctgccccctgcccagctccCCCGTGCTGccagcccaccccctgccccctgtCCTGCTGCAGACCCTCCTCCTGCGTGTCCAGGCCCGCCTGCTGTGTGCCCACCTCCCCCTGCTatgcccctgcctccccctgccagCCCAGCTGCTGCCGCCCGGCCTCCTGCATGTCCCTGCTCTGCCGCCCCTCATGTACCCACCCCACCTGCTGCTGA